TCTATTTAAGGCCACATCAGCGTAAGCTCCTTTGTGAACATCTCGCAAGGCATTAAAAGCTATTTGACGGGGGTTGGTCATGAAATATAGTAGATGATTTGAACCGCATTGGCGCTAGCCTCTCCCAAAGGGAGAGGGACGCAGAGGTGAGAAAAAAGTTTTTTATTTATGGCTGCATAAATAATTAGAGGTAGACGTATTGAGTTAGTGAAGGGTGATAAAAAACTTCTTTTATCCACATCAACTAAAAGGAACAAAATACCATGAAACTTTCGATAAAATCCATTGCTCTTGCTACTATGATGACAGTATCTACAGTATCTGTCTCCACTGGGTTAGCACTTTCAGGTAAAATTTCCGCCGCTTCTGCACAGACAAACTACGCCCAAATCAATCGACAACTTCAATTCCAGCCTCAGATATGTGCTAAACCATCAATTATCGCTAACTGGAAAGGCATAATAGTAGCAGCTGGTGATGATGCAGCAACTTATTTAGAAATCAGTATTCCTTCGGGAAAAGCACCTCAACAGGGAAATTGGAAATTTCTCGGCGAATCCGAACCCTTGGATCAGGGAAAAGCAATTGCTTCTGTTCAAGGTAATACTGTAACTCTCGAATTATGGAGCAACAATTCTGGAAGCCCGAAAAAAATATCCACATTACAAGGAAACTTCCAAGACTGTGGTAGCAAGATAACCGGCAAATTACTGAATACAAAAACAAATTTTGTGTTTAATATAGCTAAATTTTAATATATTCACGAATGCGATTGCCGGAGGCGGGGCTTTGCCCATCGCCCACTCAGTCAATTCATCTTGTGAAGTTGCAATTTTAGATTTTAAATGTGAGATTGGGGATTTAAATCAAAATTTCCTCATCTAAAAGCCCAAATCAGAAATTTTCTTTGTTGGTTATTCCTGGGATTAAAATTACAACTCACAAGACTGTGAAGCATTCTCTAAATCAAACTGTGCAAAACTGATTAATGCTAAATGCGCCGGGTTTCGCATCAATTCTTTAGCCAATAGAAAGCCGGAAATTGTCCAAGTTTGATATCTTCTCGCTTCCTTACCAATTAATAGCCCCCGCGTACCATCGTAATATTCGGGCCAATTATCTTTACTCAGACGTGTTTCGGCTATTTCCAAAGCGCGTTTAGCAATATCCATTCTACCTGTTTTTTGCGCCGCAGCAACTAAAGACCACAATAACACCGGCCAACTACCACCATTATGGTATGACCAAGGGATATTTCTGGGGTCACATCCGGTAAAAATTCTGTATTCATCCTTTTCTACAGATGGGAAACAGATTTTCATCGGCATATCTCCCACCAAATCATCCCACTGTTCCTCAATCAGATTCATAATGGCTTGGGATTGCTGTTCACTCGCCAGAGAGGAAATAATCGCCATCATATTTCCCAGTGCAAAAAAACGAGTATCTAATTGCGACGGACCAACATTACCTGCTAGATAACCACCGTGTTTAGGCAACCACATAGCTAAATTAGCATAGGGAATGGAATCAGGATATATATTAAATTGATTAACTGCTGACTCTCCGTATTCTTCACCCTTAAAGCGATAAATCACATTCAATCGCTTCATATCAATCCAATAGTGATGACGAATATGATCTCTTAATAGAGGTAAGCGGTTATCAATCCCGATGACAATTTCTTCATCACCTGCACAAATCAGCAACTTCCGCGCTGCCCGCAACGCTGCATAAAATAGTGCTTGAATTTCCAAAGGATATCCATAGATACCCATCCGCCGATAAATCATGCAAGCCCCATCTGGAACTAACAGCGTGGGATACATATCAAATCTTGTCGCCAAGCAGAGTTCCATGATTAACATGATTCCTTGCTGAAATTCCGGTTGCAAGGCGAAACTTATATCTTTTGTAGCTTTGACATAAGCGTGTAGGATAATAATCCACCACAGACAAGAATCAACAGGTGTAACTCTAGCGATCGCTTGTTCACCAAAATCCGCTTCTAAAGATTCGTCACCATCCTTTGATACAACTTTGAAGCTACCTGGTATCAAACCTTGTCCAGGTATATAAGCATCAAATTTGTTGTTTTTAGGCTGTAACTTTAAAGTTTCTTCTAGAAAATTCCTAACAATATCATATTTACCTTTGATCAGAAAAAGTAAAGCTGACGATGCAAAATCCCTGATAAAACAATGGTCATGGTTTAACGCGCTTTGCGAAAAATCATAGGTAGCACTTGTCCCCACAGGACGACCTTGGTAGTAAATAATCGACTTTTCTAAGATTTCCCAAGCCTGTTTCTCTAAATCATCAACTATTACTACTTCCTCTCTTTCCATTCTGAGAAACACTCCATTTTGATGAGATTTTGGCAAGAGAAAAACCAGAGTTAAACTCTTCCTTTGCAATAGTTTTTAGTTTGGTGATGGATATATAATTACTTAGTTTTTTCCACGGTATAACTAGGGCGATATTCCACCGTCCATACTCTCAGGATAACCCAAGTTTCTCATTTACCTTATTGTCACATATGCTCTCTTTTCAAAGTGATCACTCAGAGCAATTTAGAAAATAGCAAAAGCCCCATAGAAATACAAAGGGGCTTTACAATTAATGTTTATATTGGACGATTTGCACACTTTATCTGAAGTATTACTGCACTGAATTTCACCATAACAGTGATGATTGACCTCATCATATCTACTATCGAGGTAAGTAAGGTTCTACACTGCCAATTTCAAACTCACAGGCGCGGGAAACTGCTTCAGGCGGTAATTCATCAAAACTCACTAACGGTAAATAATTGGGATTATCCATGAGTTCTTTTGCCAACAAGAAACCAGCAATTGTCCAAGTTTGATATTTCCTGGCTTGTTTGCCAATTAGTCGCCCTTTCTTACCGTCATAATATTCTGGCCATTCATCTTCACTCAACCGAGCTTTGGCAATTTCAATAGTCCTTCTGGCTAAACCAGTTCTGTTAGTTTTTACAGCTGCGGCGGCAAACATCCACATTAATACCGGCCAACTTCCAGCATTATGATATGACCAAGGAATATTTTTAGGGTCACATCCTGTAACAATTCTGTATTCTTCGCTTTCTAAAGCTGGAAAACAGATTTTCATCGGCATATCTCCCACCAAATCGTCCCATCGTTCCTCAATCAAATTCATAATTGCTTGTGACTGGTCTTCGGTGGCTAAATCGGAAATAATCGCCATCAAGTTACCCAGTGCAAAGAAACGCGTGTCTAACTGCGATGGACCAACATTACCAGCTAAATAACCACCTTTTCTCGGTAGCCATTTGTCTAATTCGTAATAGGGAAGAGAGTCTACATAGATATTAAATAGATTCACTGCGCCTTTGCCATATTCTTCACTCCGGAAGCGATAAATTGCATTGAGGCGATTAATATCAATCCAATAATGCTGGCGAATGTGAGAGCATAAAAGCGGTAAGCGGTTATCAATTGCGGCGACTATATCCTGATTACCCTTACAAACCAGCATCTCCCGCGCCCCACGCAAAGCCGCATAGAATAAAACCTGAAGTTCTAGAGGATGACCATAAATACCCATACGACGGTCAATCATACAAGCGCCATCGGGAACCAACAGCGTCGGGTACATATCAAAGCGATTAGCCAAGCAGATTTCGATAATTAACCGGATACCGTTTTGGAAATCAGGTTGATAGGCGATGGAATAATCCTTTGTGGCGACTACATAAGCGCGCAACAAAATAATCCACCATAGACAAGAATCCACTGGGGTGACTCTGGCGATCGCGTGTTCCCCAAAATCTGCTTCTAAATGTTCCTCTCCATTTTCTACTACAACTTTAAAGCTAGCTGGAATTAACCCGCGCCCAGGCTTATAAGCATCTAATTCTCTTTCTTTAGGCTGTAACTTTAATGTTTCTTCCAGAAAATTCCGAACAATATCTGTTCTACCTTTGATCAGAAAAATTAACGCTGAAGAGACAAAATCCCGGACAAAACACTGGTCATAATTAAGTGCTTCTACAGATGGATCATAGGCCGCTAAAGTCCCAATGGGGCGACCTTGATAATAGAGAATTGACTTCTCTAGCGCTCGCCATGCTTGTTCTTCTATATTCTCATCTGTTAGTAGTTCATTTATTGGCATCGCGAGGTAACTCCATTGAGGGGGTGATTTTTTTGTAGATGCGCCTTCATTGATGATTTATGCTATTTTTAGCATAACAAAAACTATGTTTTGAATAGCAAATTGCTTTGAAAAAATAACTTATAAATAATAACTTAAGCTACTGATTTATCCGCAACTTAATCGACAATTAGTTGGTTTTGAATTATTTTTTCGGTGAATCGTAGCTAAGTATTTTCGCCTCTAGCAACGTCATGATTCCTCAAAACAGCCACACCATATATATTTGCAGGTTATTCTTTGTCCTGTCTGTACATCCGTAACCTGACTTGACTAAACAAGAATATATCTCCGGTAATACTCAAGGTGTGTGCCGTTTTAACTATGTCTGGTAGATTTACTTAATCAGAATTTAGTTTTGAGGCGGTAAATTAGATTATTCCCCTATATTTTCATAATTTATAATGTTTTTTCAGAATATGCAATATAAAAGCAGAACAATTTTAGATGTCAATACTTCTCAGGATTTGCATATTTTACCTAAATTACCAATAATAAGGTGAATTTTTAGGAGTACAGTCTAAAAATATATACTGCACACAACTTAAAGCAGATGCAGGTTTTTCACAAGATACCAGAAATTTACTATACCAATATAAAGTAATTATTGAGGCAATCACAAAACCTTAATAATTAGAATTAAATAATCGTGAATGTACCCAAGGAAAATTCAGTATTTTGTGACAATTTAAAAATAATTTGAGTCAGATCGCAAATACGCTACGTAAATCACAAATCAGCTTGTTATTTAGCGATTTTTGAGCTAAAAATTCACCACAGAGGCTTGGTTCGCGCAGCATCTCGTAGAGAGGGGAAAGGGAAATGTCAGATGCAGTTAGTTAAGCGGTGAAGAATAGCAAACTCTCCCTTCTCCTTACCAAGTAGAAGGGTTGGAGGTGAGGTTCTGTATTTTATATTGCTGATATGCTCGATTAATTGCTTGCATTGAGGCTTTAGCACTGAAAGAACTGTTAATATCAGGATGATACAATCTGGCTAATCGATGAAAAGCAGACTTGACATTTTCAGAATCAGCGCCTTTATCGACACCTAAGACTTCCCACCATTCCCCAGACAAGACATCTGTCAATTTATCATCACTTTGGATTTGTCGCCAAATTTTAATTACACCACCTTTCCCTCCACTTAATAGGGTTTTACCATCTGGACTAAAAGCAACGGGACTAAACCCAGTTAGAGTTTGAATTACTTCACCAGTTTGTAAATTCCAAAGTTGAATTATACCGTCTCTACTGCTACTGGCGAGGGTTTTTCCGTTGGGGTGAATAGCCAGCGAAAGAACCGCCGTTATGTGTCCAGTCAAAGTACAGCTTAATTCGCCAGTATGGAGATTCCACAGCTTAATTGTGTTGTCTTCGCTTCCACTAATAAGAGTTTGACCGTCAGGACTAATAATGACTGTATTTGCTGCTGAATGTTGAGTTAAAACACAGCGTTGTCTACCAGTTTGTAAATCCCAAATCCTGATAGTTTTATCTTGACTGCTACTAACAATAATCTGACTGTCGGGACTAATAGCCACAGAATATACTGTATGAGTATGTCCATTCAAAGTACGTTTGAGAGTTCCTGTATAACCTCCCCAAATTCTGATAGTTTTATCTGTACTAGCACTAGCAATTATTCTGCCATCAGAACTGTAAATAAGTGAGTTAACAAAGCCATTATGACTATAGGGAGAATTTAAATAAGAAAATGTCCGATTATATTGTTTTGTATCTAATTGCCAACTGCTAATTTTCCGGTCTACACTACCGCTAATAATTTGCTTACCATGAGGACTGATAGCCACAGATAAAACTGCTTCGGCTTGTCCATAAAAAGTATATAACCATTTGCCAGTGTTTAAATTCCACAAATAAACTGTTCTATCATTACTCCCACTAATGAAAGTTTGACCATCAGGAGAAATAGCTAAAGCATTAACTGCTGCTGAGTGACCTTTAAGAGTTTGTACACATCTCCAAGTTTCAGGACTTTGGTTTGTTTGAGATGCAATTTTGGGTTCAACTTTGGGAGGTGGAGATTTAGGAGGATCAACTTGGTTTTTCACCTTCGCTTTCAGTGCTTGGAACTCAGTCTCAATTTCCAAAGCCGCAAATTTTTGCTCAATATTTTCACCATTTAACTCCATGAGTGCGGCGGAATAGTAATCCATCTGTAAGACTTTTTCTTCCATCCGTTCCAAAAGCTCAAAGGGAGTTTCTTGAACTTGAGATTCGTCTAACATTTTGGCGATACCATAAGCAGCGAGTCCCACCACTGCACCAATTCCCGCCATCGGGACTGCACCAATACCAAATGCTAAACCGACTTTTGGTGCAACAAATCCCATTCCACCGACGACGCTAGCCACCCCAGCACCACCAACTGCACCAATACCCATTGCACCGTATGCGGCTACATCTCCCTCTGTAATGGCTTGGAATGCACCATAAACAGCCGCACCGGCCACAGCGCCAGCCGCAACTACGGGAGTTACCCCAATTCCTACACCGCCAAAGCCGCCGACAATTCCGATTCCGCCAACTTTTGAGGA
This portion of the Nodularia sp. LEGE 06071 genome encodes:
- a CDS encoding glycoside hydrolase 100 family protein — translated: MEREEVVIVDDLEKQAWEILEKSIIYYQGRPVGTSATYDFSQSALNHDHCFIRDFASSALLFLIKGKYDIVRNFLEETLKLQPKNNKFDAYIPGQGLIPGSFKVVSKDGDESLEADFGEQAIARVTPVDSCLWWIIILHAYVKATKDISFALQPEFQQGIMLIMELCLATRFDMYPTLLVPDGACMIYRRMGIYGYPLEIQALFYAALRAARKLLICAGDEEIVIGIDNRLPLLRDHIRHHYWIDMKRLNVIYRFKGEEYGESAVNQFNIYPDSIPYANLAMWLPKHGGYLAGNVGPSQLDTRFFALGNMMAIISSLASEQQSQAIMNLIEEQWDDLVGDMPMKICFPSVEKDEYRIFTGCDPRNIPWSYHNGGSWPVLLWSLVAAAQKTGRMDIAKRALEIAETRLSKDNWPEYYDGTRGLLIGKEARRYQTWTISGFLLAKELMRNPAHLALISFAQFDLENASQSCEL
- a CDS encoding glycoside hydrolase 100 family protein, whose protein sequence is MPINELLTDENIEEQAWRALEKSILYYQGRPIGTLAAYDPSVEALNYDQCFVRDFVSSALIFLIKGRTDIVRNFLEETLKLQPKERELDAYKPGRGLIPASFKVVVENGEEHLEADFGEHAIARVTPVDSCLWWIILLRAYVVATKDYSIAYQPDFQNGIRLIIEICLANRFDMYPTLLVPDGACMIDRRMGIYGHPLELQVLFYAALRGAREMLVCKGNQDIVAAIDNRLPLLCSHIRQHYWIDINRLNAIYRFRSEEYGKGAVNLFNIYVDSLPYYELDKWLPRKGGYLAGNVGPSQLDTRFFALGNLMAIISDLATEDQSQAIMNLIEERWDDLVGDMPMKICFPALESEEYRIVTGCDPKNIPWSYHNAGSWPVLMWMFAAAAVKTNRTGLARRTIEIAKARLSEDEWPEYYDGKKGRLIGKQARKYQTWTIAGFLLAKELMDNPNYLPLVSFDELPPEAVSRACEFEIGSVEPYLPR
- a CDS encoding DnaJ domain-containing protein, producing the protein MNPVPKTGAAFIAGGSIAGAGISSKVGGIGIVGGFGGVGIGVTPVVAAGAVAGAAVYGAFQAITEGDVAAYGAMGIGAVGGAGVASVVGGMGFVAPKVGLAFGIGAVPMAGIGAVVGLAAYGIAKMLDESQVQETPFELLERMEEKVLQMDYYSAALMELNGENIEQKFAALEIETEFQALKAKVKNQVDPPKSPPPKVEPKIASQTNQSPETWRCVQTLKGHSAAVNALAISPDGQTFISGSNDRTVYLWNLNTGKWLYTFYGQAEAVLSVAISPHGKQIISGSVDRKISSWQLDTKQYNRTFSYLNSPYSHNGFVNSLIYSSDGRIIASASTDKTIRIWGGYTGTLKRTLNGHTHTVYSVAISPDSQIIVSSSQDKTIRIWDLQTGRQRCVLTQHSAANTVIISPDGQTLISGSEDNTIKLWNLHTGELSCTLTGHITAVLSLAIHPNGKTLASSSRDGIIQLWNLQTGEVIQTLTGFSPVAFSPDGKTLLSGGKGGVIKIWRQIQSDDKLTDVLSGEWWEVLGVDKGADSENVKSAFHRLARLYHPDINSSFSAKASMQAINRAYQQYKIQNLTSNPSTW